In Mobula hypostoma chromosome 18, sMobHyp1.1, whole genome shotgun sequence, one genomic interval encodes:
- the LOC134358179 gene encoding protein FAM241B-like encodes MTRISFELCCGHGQSPRSGSLRLLLREVLSKVPTAVRKAKPSLPPAPSVNALVVFFRPQKKMVRILANGDIVQDDDPRVRKTPPRREELNRGRQGFIHNTEHTNQPFQGPANQGHSLFADLNQRLIHMGFPRWNLGNQVIEPIMSILLLLMLMLFGMRGLVLIGGLYLFSQFSQR; translated from the exons ATGACTCGCAtttcctttgagctgtgctgtgGGCACGGCCAGTCGCCGCGATCCGGGAGCCTTCGCTTGCTGCTCCGCGAGGTTCTTTCGAAAGTGCCCACTGCAGTCCGCAAGGCCAAACCCTCCTTGCCGCCGGCACCCTCCGTTAACGCTCTCGTTGTCTTCTTCAGACCGCAAAAAAAAATGGTTCGTATTCTGGCCAACGGGGACATAGTGCAGGATGACGACCCGCGGGTCAGGAAGACACCTCCGCGCCGAGAAGAGCTGAACAGGGGCCGCCAG GGTTTTATCCATAATACGGAGCATACAAACCAGCCTTTCCAAGGACCAGCCAACCAAGGCCACTCATTGTTTGCGGACCTGAATCAGCGTTTGATTCACATGGGCTTTCCACGATGGAATCTGGGAAATCAAGTCATTGAACCTATTATGTCCATCCTTTTACTGTTGATGCTCATGTTATTTGGAATGCGTGGCCTCGTTCTCATCGGTGGGCTGTACCTCTTCTCTCAGTTTAGTCAACGGTAA